One Acetomicrobium thermoterrenum DSM 13490 genomic region harbors:
- a CDS encoding MATE family efflux transporter, with protein MINVDEKTERLGKEPIGRLLLAFSLPAIAGLFANALYNIVDRIFIGQNVGETGLAAVTVAFPLFELSIALCLLVCVGAASIASRSLGAGRKKRAELALGNAFTLSVIIAIFICLGMASSLESALKLFGASEDILGPARDYMVIVLYGMSFFVISFVLNSLIRAEGSPRWAMGTLVLGTGVNIFLDWLFICHLGWGIKGAAWGTTISEFLSCLWVAIYYLKYSVLKIKYRNLKPRASLMGSIVSIGITPCITSISFAVLLVLLNQRALRLGGDLAVSSVGIFLTLDTLFFLPALGISEAAQPIIGYNYGAGLYQRVRKAILLALGACLLVFSLSWFSTQFFAGRIVQIFCNDNLTLIHMTSRALKVGYIFLPAAAVFVVTSYTLQSLGRAREALFIQLVRQLGICYPAVLIMPSFLGLDGIWMAFPATDLGGSILAFFAIRRELKKLREEEKTVHPKLEVVANRSGGCR; from the coding sequence ATGATCAATGTCGACGAAAAAACAGAACGACTTGGCAAAGAACCTATCGGCAGACTTCTTTTGGCATTTTCGCTTCCGGCAATTGCGGGATTGTTCGCGAATGCTCTCTATAACATAGTTGATAGAATTTTCATAGGGCAAAACGTCGGCGAGACGGGTCTTGCTGCCGTTACGGTGGCTTTCCCTCTTTTTGAGTTATCCATTGCCCTCTGCCTTTTGGTTTGCGTGGGGGCGGCTTCGATTGCCTCCAGGAGTTTGGGCGCCGGCAGGAAAAAGAGGGCTGAGCTGGCCTTGGGGAATGCCTTTACCTTATCCGTTATTATCGCGATCTTTATCTGCCTCGGCATGGCTTCGTCCCTTGAGTCGGCTTTGAAACTCTTTGGTGCAAGCGAAGATATCTTGGGCCCAGCTCGCGATTACATGGTCATCGTGTTGTACGGGATGTCCTTTTTTGTGATTTCCTTTGTCCTTAACTCATTGATCAGGGCCGAAGGATCGCCCAGGTGGGCAATGGGTACCCTGGTTCTGGGAACGGGGGTCAACATCTTCCTGGACTGGCTTTTTATTTGCCACTTAGGTTGGGGAATAAAGGGTGCCGCCTGGGGTACGACAATTTCAGAATTCCTGTCATGCCTGTGGGTTGCAATTTATTATCTTAAATACAGCGTACTTAAGATCAAATATAGGAATTTAAAACCACGAGCCTCCTTAATGGGTTCCATAGTGTCGATAGGGATAACTCCCTGTATAACTTCAATATCCTTTGCTGTGTTGTTGGTGCTTTTAAATCAAAGAGCGCTGAGACTTGGGGGAGATTTGGCCGTATCCTCCGTAGGTATATTTCTCACGTTGGATACGCTATTCTTTCTGCCGGCCCTAGGCATAAGCGAGGCAGCTCAACCAATAATCGGTTACAATTACGGAGCAGGCTTGTATCAACGCGTTAGAAAGGCCATATTGCTTGCCCTTGGGGCTTGTCTGTTGGTCTTTTCTCTTTCCTGGTTCTCCACTCAGTTTTTTGCCGGGAGAATTGTGCAAATCTTTTGCAACGATAATTTAACGTTAATCCATATGACCTCACGTGCATTGAAGGTTGGCTACATCTTTCTACCGGCTGCTGCCGTATTCGTGGTCACTTCCTATACTCTCCAGTCTTTAGGGAGAGCTCGTGAGGCGTTGTTCATTCAGCTTGTCCGTCAGCTCGGCATTTGCTACCCTGCCGTATTGATCATGCCTAGTTTTTTGGGCTTGGATGGCATATGGATGGCTTTCCCGGCTACCGATCTTGGCGGGTCGATATTGGCCTTTTTTGCTATTAGACGGGAGTTGAAGAAGCTCAGGGAAGAGGAAAAGACAGTTCACCCAAAGCTTGAAGTCGTTGCAAACAGGTCAGGAGGATGCAGGTGA